The window CAGAATTCAGACGTGTCTCTCGCTGACGCGTCGGGTTGGGACAAATATGTAGGCCAGGTTGTACCTGGCGGGGTGAATGGACGGACATCGCTGAGTCTTGCGTGACCGGCTGGACGGCCCGCTTTGTTCCAAAGCGTCGGCTGGGTGCCAGGTAATGACCTGGCCTACGTTGGTGGCTTCGCCAGAATTCAGACGTGTCTCTCGCTGACGCGTCGGGTTGGGACAAATATGTAGGCCAGGTTGTACCTGGCGGGGTGAATGGACGGACATCGCTGAGTCTTGCGTGACCGGCTGGACGGCCCGCTTTGTTCCAAAGCATCGGCTGGGTGCCAGGTAATGACCTGGCCTACGTTGGTGGCTTCGCCAGTATTCAGACGTGTCCTTCGCTGACGCGTCGGGTTGGGACAGAAATGTAGGCCAGGTTGTACCTGGCGGGGTGAATGGACGGACATCGCTGAGCCTTGCGTGACCGGCTGGACGGCTCGCTTTGTTCCAAAGCATCGGCTGGGTGCCAGGTAATGACCTTGTCTACGTTGGTGGCTTCGCCAGAATTCAGACGTGTCTCTCGCTGACGCGTCGGGTTGGGACAGAGATGTAGGCCAGGTTGTACCTGGCTGGGTGAATGGACGAACATCGCTGAGTCTTGCGTGACCGGCTGGACGGCTCGCTCTGTTCCAAAGCATCGGCTGGGTGCCAGGTAATGACCTGGCCTACGTTGGTGGCTTCGCCAAAATTCAGACGTGTCCCTCGCGGACGCGTCGGGATTTCATTTCGACGGACTTGGAAATCCATCGTCCTGGGAGTGTTGCTTTTGCAACGCTACGCGGCGCGACGTTGGTTCTCGTTGGATTCCAACACGGGCACATGTGCTCGCTTGCGACGGAGGTCCCGCATGACGGCGGCACTCTCGTGCAGTTTGCCTTCCAGCACTCGCATGCGTTCTTGCATCTCCGCGTTTGCATCGAGGCTTTGATCGAGTTCACTGGAGACGCGTTTGAGTTCGACGGTGAGGTCGGCGACCTGGGATTGCATCGCCACGGCACGCGGTTCGTGCTGACGAGCAGTTTGCAGAGATTCCTTGGTCGACTTCAACTCCTGAGTCAATCGTTGCACCAGCGAGGTTTGTTCGCTGATTCGTGACTCGAGCTGTTCTTGCGATCGTCGCAGCGATTGAACTTGCTGATTGCGTTCATCGATCTCTTGCTGCAACTGCGTCTCGCGTTGTTGCTGATTCTTGACCTGTTGAGCCAGACGCGTGGTTTCGTTGGTGCGTTCCGAAACGGTTTGCTTCAGCTTTTCAAATTCGGGACGAACCGATTGAAGTCGTTCGATTTCTGCACGATGCCGCGACACGGAATCTTGCTGCACCTGCAGATCGTTTCGCAGTTGCGAGATCGCATCGTCTTTCGACGCGATGGTGGCTTCCAATTGTGTGGCTTCGTTGCGCAGTTGTTCCGTCGACGCGTGAATTTCTTGCAGCGTTTTCTCGTGACGGTCGCGTTGGACGATCGCGGACGCGAGCGAAGACTCCGTCGTTTCCAAACGCGACGCGGTGGATGCCAGTTCGGTTTGAGCTTTTTCGAGTTGAGACTCAACCGACGACAGCTTTTGCGCGGTGGCGGAAAGCCTGGATTCTGATTCTGACAACTTGGCTTTGCTTTCGGTCCAACTGGTTTGAACCGACGCCAGCTCTGTTCGTGTTTGTTCCAGCTGAGACTCGGTCGTCGATAATTTTTCGACCGTCTGCGTGAGTTGCGACTGGGTTTCGGTCAGGCTCAATTCCGTCGACGCTAGTTGCGATGCGGTGTGTTCCAATTTGGAGTTCAGTTCCGCGTGAGTCAGGCTCAGCCGTTCTTCGAGTTCTGACAGTGCCGATTCGGCAACCACACGGCTGTCGATGGCTTCTTGAATTCGAAGCGTTCGCTCGTCGAGTTCTTCTGCCAGCTCTTCGCGTTCGCTTTGCAGCGTCTGTAGTTTCAGCTCGTTCTCTTGCAACGTGGATTCCAGCTGGGTGCGAGCCGTTTTCAGTTCGCTCACTTCTTCGTTGCGAGTTTCCAATTCTTCGCGAACCAATTGAACCGTTTCTTCGTGGCGGGTCGCGGTTTGAATAGCGATCTCATGTTGCGATCGCAGGTTCTCGTATTCTTTTTGCAGCTCGGCAAAGCGTTGACCGGTCTCGTCGTATTCGTTGGAAACGTTCTCTCGCTCAGCAGCGAATTGATCACGCTGCAGGATCGCGGCGTCACGCTGAGTAACGGCTTCTTCGACTCGCTGAAGAAGCGATTCGTTGGCTTGGCTCAGTGAGTCGATCTCTTCGTTCGCAGCGTTGAGGTCCGCGAGAATTTGTTGGACCTGGCTTTGAGTGTTTTCTTGTTCGTTTTGCAGCGAGGTTTGCTGTTGCCGGAATGCGTTGAGGGCTTCTTCGGCGGCAAAGACTTCACCACGGGTGACTTCGATTTGCGATTCGAGCTCGGCATTTTGTTTCTTCAGTTGCTCGTTGGCCTGCATCAGGAATTCCTGCTGCTTTTCTCTGTTGGCGAGCTCATCGCCGGTGGCGTTGGCGGTTTCAGCGAGTTCACGCATTTTGGAAGCGGACTCTTCGAATCGGGTTTCGTTGTCTGCCAAAGCAGAACGCAGTGACTCGATTTCTTTTTCCGCTTGTTGCAGCGAAGCGGTCGCAGCTTGGCGAGCTTCTTCCGCATCCTTGTTGGCCAATTCAAAACGGCTGTGTTCGGTCCGCAGATGTCCGAGTTCGGTTTCCGCTTCGGCCGTCAATTGCTTTTGGTCTTTGAGCCACTGACGGAGTTGTTCGCTTTCGGCTTTGACTTCGTCTCGGCTGGATTGCAGCGAATCGATGTCGCCCTGCATGCTGAGGAAGTGGTGTTTGCGACTTCGGGCTGCCGCTTTCGCTTTTGCGTACTTCTTCTCGGCGTCTTTAATGGCTTGCACATCGCGGCTGCGATCGCGGTACCACAGCAAATGTCCAGCCAGAATGCCTGCCAACATACAGACGAGGGCGGTAAACGACGGGATTCCGATCCAAGTATTCATGGCAGCCACCAACACAAAACAAACGAGAACGCGTGGCAAAAACCACACTCCATGTGGCCTGTAGCAAGCCGCCGGCCGGTGTGTCGATACCAAACCCGGTGCTGAACCCCTGTGAGGGGACCGAGGTCGCGCAGTTTTGCTTCACCCTCCCAAGGGGAGGATGATGACAAACGCGTGGCAAAAAAACAGCTTGGAAACTGCACGGCCTCCCGTACGGGCGAGGCTGGCAGGACGTCAAGAACACAGCACTTCAACCTCGATCAGTCGTGGGACTCTGAACGAGAGTCAGCTCGCTCACGAGCCAGTGCGGATGCGGGGACAACCAGGGCATGGCGGGATCGATTGGGACGGTTTCACGCCGGTTTGGGGTGGGGGAGAGGGAATCGAAGATCTTCTCCGCGTTGGTTGGCGATCGCCCCGGCAGGCGGTTAATATATGGACTTCTCCGAGCGATCGCTCGACGGCGTGGTTTGCGACCGCGTCCCCCACCCCTCCCCATCCCTCCGGCAACTGCTTCGTCCATGAAATCCCTCTGTTCTTCCACGTCCGCTGGCGTTTTCGCGAGCTCGCACGCGGGAAACGTTTTGTCCCGGCGAGTTTTCGCAGCGACGTCCTCTGTTCTTCGTCTGGGGGCCTTCGTTGGCGTCCTTGGGCTGAGCCAGCTTCATCTTCCGAATGCTTCGGCTGGGCTGGGCGTCACACCCGCCGAGCAGTTCAAAGTCCCGGAAGGCTTTGAAGTCGAGCTGTTGCACGAAGTCGCCCCCGAGTCGGAAGGTTCTTGGGTCAGTTTGACCGTCGACCCCAAAGGACGCCTGATCGCCTGCGATCAATCTGGCGGACTCTTCCGAATCGACATGAGCTCGGGCGAAGCCAAGGTCGAAAAGCTCGAGATTGAATTCGTCGGTGCCCAAGGTCTGCTGTGCGCGTTCGGGTCGTTGTACGCCAACGTCAACGCTCGAGAGTTTCCGTGTGGTTTGTGGCGTTTGACCGACACCGATGGCGACGATCAGTACGACAAAAAGGAACACATCATTCCGCTCAACGGCGGCAGTGAGCACGGGCCTCACGCGTTGCTGGTGACGCCCGATGGCAAACGCATCATCATGGTCGCCGGGAACAACACCAATCTGCCGGAAGAAATCGCCCACTCTCGAGTGCCAAAGGTTTGGGACGAAGACCACTTGCTCGGCCGCATGCCCGATGCTCGAGGTCACAACGCCAACCGAATGGCTCCTGGTGGATTCATCTGCTCGTTGAACCCTGACGGCAGCGATGTGGAATTGATCGCGACTGGTTTTCGTAACCCGTACGACATTGCCTTGAATCGTCAGGGCGAACTGTTCACCTACGACGCTGACATGGAATGGGACGTCGGCACGCCTTGGTACCGCCCCACCCGAATCAACCACGTGATCAGTGGTTCAGAATTCGGATGGCGAAACGGTACCGGCAAATGGCCTGCGTACTATCCCGACTCGTTCGGATCCGCCGTCGATATCGGTCCGGGTTCGCCAACGGGCATCGTGTTTGGCTACGGCGCCAAATTCCCTAAGAAGTACGAAAACGCTCTGTTTATTTCGGATTGGAGCTATGGCAACATCCACGCGGTGCATTTGACCGAAGATGGTTCCAGCTACAGCGGGACTTACGAAACCTTCGCCACCGCAGCACCGTTGCCCGTGACCGACTTGGTCATTCATCCCGATGGAGCCCTGTACTTTGCGATCGGTGGTCGTGGCACGCAAAGCGGTCTGTACCGGATCAAGTACACCGGTGACATCGCCGCTGCTGATGCGGCGGAAGAAGTCGTTGCCGCGTCTGACGAAGCCAAGCAACTTCGTGAACTGCGTCACAGCATCGAAGCTTTGCATGTGGACGACGCGGATCTATCGGTCAGTCCAGAGGAGGCTGTCAAGCTAGCGATCGAGAACCTGAGCCATGATGACCGGGCGATTCGCTTCGCCGCTCGCATTGCTCTGGAACACCGTTCGCCTTCGAGCTGGAAGAAAGCGGCACTGAACGAAGCAAACGCCGAAGCCAAAATTCTCGGCGTGATCGCTTTGGCGCGTACGGGCGAGAAAGCGGATCAAGCCGATGTTGTCAAAGCGTTGGAAACGATCGATCTGGAATCATTGGCGGCCAGTGAAAAGATCGACTTCCTCCGTGCGGCTGGCTTGGTGGCGATGCGTTTGGGCGAGTTCACGCAAACGCAACGTGACGCTCTATTCGGAAAGATCAAAGGCCAATTCCCAACCGGCCTTGATTCGCTCGACCGTGAGCTGGCAATCATGGCGATCTACTTGGGCGACCCGGAATCGACCGCTTCGGTTGTTGCCGCGTTGCAAAATTCGCCGAGCCAAGAGAGCCAAATCCACTACGCGATGGCGTTGCGAGCAGCCAAAGAAGGTTGGAGCAATGATCTCCGTCGTGATTACCTAGCGTGGTTCAACGAGATGGCGACCGCTCGTGGCGGGATGTCGTTTGGCGGATTCCTGGACAACATCAAAAAGGTCACGGTTGAGCGTTTGTCAGACGCTGACAAGCAATCGCTCGCCGATGTGCTGGCCAAGCCCAAGCAAACCGACGAGGCTCCCGCCGGACCGCCACGTGAGTTTGTCAAGCAATGGAAGGTCGACGATTTGGTCGATTTGGTGAGCGACGAAAACCGTCGTCCCGACTTCGAAAACGGCAAGGCGATGTTTGCCGCTGCGACATGTTACAAGTGTCACCGAATGGGACTGCAGGGCGGAATTCTCGGTCCTGATCTGACCAGTGCCGGTGGCAAGTTCAGTCCTCGTGACATGTTGGTTTCGATCATCGAACCCAGCAAGGTGATCAGTGACCAGTATGGTTCGACGCAGTTCCTGACCGAGGATGGAGAAGTCATCACCGGTCGTGTGATCAACATGCGGAACAAAGTCCTGAACGTGATGACCAACATGCTTGATCCATCTTCGTTGGCGGAGGTTGACCGCGAAGCTGTCATCCAAACGCGTGAATCCACCGTCAGCATGATGCCCAACGGATTGTTGGACACGTTGAACGAGGAAGAAATCGCTGATCTAGTTGCCTACCTGCGAGCCGGTGGCAACGCCAAGCACGCGATCTACACGCAACCAGTCGCGACGCGATAGTTCGCCAGCGATCGATTTCAAAGACAAACGGCCCCGGAGAGTCTGCCTCTCCGGGGTCGTTTTTTATGCTTGCTTCCTTAAGTCGCTATCCTTGAGGTTCATCAACCGCCGCTCCTATTGCGAGGAAATGCTGTGCCACCCCGACAACTGCTGCGTGCCCTGGAAGGAGATTGGCGAGGGGCCTGTCAAACCTGGTTCGAGCCAGGCAAGCTCGCTGACAAATCCGAAGTCTCCGGCAGCATCAAGCCAATGCTGGAAGGTCGCTTCCTGCGTCACGTCTATCAAAGTCAGATCCAAGGCCGTCCGCGTCACGGCGAAGAATGGATCGCCTTCAATGAAGTCACGGAGAACTTTGAGATCTCCTGGGTAGACGATTTCCACATGAGCGGCGCCATCATGATTTCGCGTGGACCGTTGACGGTGCCCGAAGGATTGTCAAAACGAAGTGCTGCGTTCGAAGTCTTCGGCCACTACGACGTTGGCAAAGATCACCCACGCTGGGGCTGGAAAACTCGCTACGCGTACGATGAAGAATCCGGCCTGGTCATCACCGCCTACAACGTCACGCCAGACGGAGAAGAGGCCAAAGCGATCGAAACGGTTTACCAACGAAACTCGTGAAGATTCCTACGCAGACGATTGGAGCGCCCACAAGCAACGGATTCCTCGCCCGTCTATCTGCAAGCCTCATCTCCAGCGTGAAAACGTTTCGCGTTTCCAATGCAAACCCACCGGGATCCATCCCATGCAAACCAATTTTGTTGTCGTCGATGTGTTTGATCACGTGGTTGATGCGGAGATGTTGGCCATGTTGTTGACGCGAGAAGGTTTGACGCCTCAGCTCGTGGACAACCACACCGTCGGCATGAACTGGATGCATTCCGGAGCGTATGGGGGCGTCAAGGTGAAGGTGCCCGAGTCTCAGGAGGCCCATGCCAAGCAGATTGCCAGCCAACTGAGGACTCAATCGAAGGCTCGGCTTCAGATGATGGCGAACACGAACGAGGACGCGTGTCTGGCGTGTGGCAAAGAAATGGCGGAAGACAACGACGAGTGCAGGGAGTGCGGTTGGTCCTACGGGCAGA of the Rhodopirellula baltica SH 1 genome contains:
- a CDS encoding DUF1589 domain-containing protein — encoded protein: MLWNKAGRPAGHARLSDVRPFTPPGTTWPTYLSQPDASARDTSEFWRSHQRRPGHYLAPSRRFGTKRAVQPVTQDSAMSVHSPRQVQPGLHICPNPTRQRETRLNSGEATNVGQVITWHPADALEQSEPSSRSRKTQRCPSIHPARYNLDYISVPTRRVSEGHV
- a CDS encoding DUF1589 domain-containing protein yields the protein MDFQVRRNEIPTRPRGTRLNFGEATNVGQVITWHPADALEQSEPSSRSRKTQRCSSIHPARYNLAYISVPTRRVSERHV
- a CDS encoding c-type cytochrome; the protein is MSRRVFAATSSVLRLGAFVGVLGLSQLHLPNASAGLGVTPAEQFKVPEGFEVELLHEVAPESEGSWVSLTVDPKGRLIACDQSGGLFRIDMSSGEAKVEKLEIEFVGAQGLLCAFGSLYANVNAREFPCGLWRLTDTDGDDQYDKKEHIIPLNGGSEHGPHALLVTPDGKRIIMVAGNNTNLPEEIAHSRVPKVWDEDHLLGRMPDARGHNANRMAPGGFICSLNPDGSDVELIATGFRNPYDIALNRQGELFTYDADMEWDVGTPWYRPTRINHVISGSEFGWRNGTGKWPAYYPDSFGSAVDIGPGSPTGIVFGYGAKFPKKYENALFISDWSYGNIHAVHLTEDGSSYSGTYETFATAAPLPVTDLVIHPDGALYFAIGGRGTQSGLYRIKYTGDIAAADAAEEVVAASDEAKQLRELRHSIEALHVDDADLSVSPEEAVKLAIENLSHDDRAIRFAARIALEHRSPSSWKKAALNEANAEAKILGVIALARTGEKADQADVVKALETIDLESLAASEKIDFLRAAGLVAMRLGEFTQTQRDALFGKIKGQFPTGLDSLDRELAIMAIYLGDPESTASVVAALQNSPSQESQIHYAMALRAAKEGWSNDLRRDYLAWFNEMATARGGMSFGGFLDNIKKVTVERLSDADKQSLADVLAKPKQTDEAPAGPPREFVKQWKVDDLVDLVSDENRRPDFENGKAMFAAATCYKCHRMGLQGGILGPDLTSAGGKFSPRDMLVSIIEPSKVISDQYGSTQFLTEDGEVITGRVINMRNKVLNVMTNMLDPSSLAEVDREAVIQTRESTVSMMPNGLLDTLNEEEIADLVAYLRAGGNAKHAIYTQPVATR
- a CDS encoding DUF1579 domain-containing protein; translated protein: MPPRQLLRALEGDWRGACQTWFEPGKLADKSEVSGSIKPMLEGRFLRHVYQSQIQGRPRHGEEWIAFNEVTENFEISWVDDFHMSGAIMISRGPLTVPEGLSKRSAAFEVFGHYDVGKDHPRWGWKTRYAYDEESGLVITAYNVTPDGEEAKAIETVYQRNS